From one Flavobacterium kingsejongi genomic stretch:
- the lepB gene encoding signal peptidase I — protein MTAIQWFIFFLILQVIHFLGTWKLYAKAGRKPWEALVPVYNAIVLMKIINRPVWWVILLFIPVINIIMAPVIWVETLRSFGKDKTSDAILGIVTLGFYIVYINYTQDADYIRDRSTKPKNQASDVISSILFAVIVATLVHTYVMQPFTIPTPSLEKSLLVGDYLFVSKFHYGARTPMTEVAFPMVHDTIPVINTKSYLNKPQIPYFRFPAFGEVQKNDIVVFNWPVDTVRYFRDTQSVGIRKPIDKKSNYVKRCVATPGDSIQGKNGVVYINGKELILPGRARPQMTYIVTTDGTQLNEDFIRRELQITDYIGVYPNEPNSYIFQSVTQNAVDRLKNAPNIKSVTLQLANVPDPGIFPYTKNWNVDNFGPIYVPQKGKTVALNTASLPFYKMIITEYEKNDLQVIGDEIRINGKVATSYTFKDDYYWMMGDNRHNSEDSRYWGFVPETHIVGKPVFIWLSLDPNAKGFAKIRWDRMFTTVSGEGQPQSYFRYFLVFVGLCIALDYGIKARKKKRMENQ, from the coding sequence ATGACAGCAATTCAGTGGTTTATATTCTTTTTGATACTTCAGGTAATACACTTTTTGGGTACCTGGAAACTATATGCCAAAGCAGGCAGAAAACCATGGGAAGCCTTAGTTCCCGTATACAATGCCATCGTCCTGATGAAAATCATCAACCGTCCGGTGTGGTGGGTAATCCTGCTTTTTATACCGGTTATCAATATCATCATGGCTCCTGTAATATGGGTAGAAACCCTGAGATCCTTTGGTAAAGACAAAACTTCAGATGCTATCCTTGGTATTGTAACCCTTGGGTTTTATATCGTCTATATCAATTACACCCAGGATGCCGATTATATCCGTGATCGGAGCACCAAACCTAAAAATCAGGCTTCGGATGTTATCAGCTCGATATTATTTGCTGTAATCGTTGCAACATTAGTACACACGTATGTAATGCAGCCTTTTACCATCCCAACACCTTCCCTTGAAAAATCTTTATTGGTAGGCGACTATCTTTTTGTGAGTAAGTTCCACTATGGTGCGCGTACTCCTATGACAGAAGTAGCTTTTCCAATGGTACACGATACTATTCCGGTAATCAATACAAAATCATACCTGAACAAACCACAGATTCCTTATTTCCGTTTTCCTGCTTTTGGGGAAGTCCAGAAAAATGATATTGTAGTATTCAACTGGCCGGTAGACACCGTGCGGTATTTCCGCGACACCCAAAGTGTAGGGATCCGCAAGCCTATCGACAAAAAATCAAACTACGTAAAACGTTGCGTAGCTACTCCGGGGGATTCCATCCAGGGCAAAAATGGCGTAGTGTATATCAACGGTAAGGAGCTGATCCTGCCAGGACGTGCCCGCCCACAAATGACGTATATCGTTACAACAGACGGCACACAGCTCAATGAGGATTTCATTCGCCGGGAATTGCAGATTACCGATTACATCGGGGTATATCCTAATGAACCTAACAGCTATATTTTCCAGTCGGTAACACAAAACGCTGTAGACCGATTGAAAAATGCGCCAAACATCAAAAGTGTCACGCTCCAGCTTGCTAATGTTCCGGATCCGGGAATTTTCCCTTATACCAAAAACTGGAATGTGGATAATTTTGGACCGATCTATGTGCCTCAAAAAGGCAAAACAGTAGCCCTGAACACCGCCTCATTACCATTCTATAAAATGATCATTACAGAATATGAAAAGAATGACCTTCAGGTTATTGGAGACGAAATCAGAATTAATGGAAAAGTAGCTACAAGTTACACTTTTAAAGATGATTACTACTGGATGATGGGAGACAACCGTCATAATTCTGAAGACAGCCGTTATTGGGGATTCGTTCCGGAAACGCATATCGTTGGAAAACCGGTTTTCATCTGGCTGAGTTTAGATCCGAATGCTAAAGGATTTGCTAAAATCCGTTGGGACAGGATGTTTACCACCGTAAGTGGCGAAGGACAACCACAATCTTATTTCCGTTACTTCCTTGTTTTTGTAGGACTGTGTATCGCACTGGATTACGGCATAAAAGCCCGCAAGAAAAAAAGAATGGAAAACCAATAA
- the dapB gene encoding 4-hydroxy-tetrahydrodipicolinate reductase has translation MKIALLGYGKMGKVIERIALERGHEITMRKSSTDSYEGLENADVAIDFSIPDAAVCNISACLDTNTPIVSGTTGWLDQYDAMVALCKAKDGAFIYGSNFSLGVNIFFELNSHLARIMAKFDQYKVRIEEIHHTQKLDAPSGTAITLANDIIADSGYTAWKLDDAGVHDIHIDAQRIENVPGTHSVYYDSDVDQIEIKHLAHNREGFALGAVIAAEWLLDKKGVFTMKDVLELK, from the coding sequence ATGAAAATTGCACTTTTAGGTTATGGCAAAATGGGGAAAGTAATCGAACGGATTGCTTTGGAACGCGGCCATGAGATTACGATGCGAAAATCCAGCACTGATTCTTACGAAGGGCTTGAAAATGCAGATGTCGCTATCGATTTCAGTATCCCGGACGCAGCAGTGTGTAACATTTCTGCCTGTTTGGATACTAATACACCAATAGTCTCCGGAACCACAGGTTGGTTAGACCAGTATGATGCTATGGTAGCCTTGTGCAAAGCAAAAGACGGCGCTTTCATTTACGGATCAAACTTTAGCCTTGGCGTGAATATCTTTTTTGAACTGAACAGTCACCTGGCCCGCATTATGGCTAAGTTTGACCAATATAAAGTCCGCATTGAAGAAATACACCATACCCAAAAGCTGGATGCCCCGAGTGGAACAGCCATCACACTGGCAAACGATATTATTGCCGATTCGGGTTATACCGCCTGGAAACTGGACGATGCCGGAGTACATGACATCCACATCGATGCCCAGCGTATTGAAAATGTACCGGGTACACACAGCGTCTATTATGACTCTGATGTCGATCAGATTGAGATCAAGCACCTGGCACATAACCGTGAAGGTTTTGCTTTAGGCGCGGTTATTGCAGCCGAATGGCTTTTGGATAAAAAAGGCGTTTTCACGATGAAAGACGTTTTAGAATTAAAATAA
- a CDS encoding DUF5683 domain-containing protein has protein sequence MKNIALIALFGFLCGNFSVFAQAKTTEMQLVAADSIKGDEIDPLSPAKAAFYSGILPGLGQAYNRQYWKVPVVYLAIGTSTYFYVSNNRQYHRYRDEYKRRLAGTSDPADPYWSRLKTERIVDAQKYYQRNRDLSLLITVGFYILNIVEANVSAHLMQFNVNDNLSLRPDFPQNDIDYKRNVGLTLNYSF, from the coding sequence GTGAAGAATATTGCACTCATAGCACTTTTCGGTTTCCTTTGTGGAAATTTTTCTGTTTTTGCCCAGGCCAAAACTACCGAAATGCAGCTGGTTGCCGCTGACAGTATCAAAGGTGACGAAATTGACCCGCTTTCCCCGGCCAAAGCCGCCTTTTATTCCGGAATCCTTCCGGGTCTTGGACAGGCCTATAACCGCCAATACTGGAAAGTCCCGGTCGTATACCTCGCGATTGGAACGAGTACCTATTTCTATGTCAGCAATAACAGGCAATACCACCGTTACCGTGACGAATACAAACGAAGGCTTGCCGGAACCAGCGATCCTGCTGATCCGTACTGGAGCCGCCTGAAAACCGAACGAATCGTAGATGCCCAAAAATACTACCAGCGCAACCGGGATTTATCCCTGTTGATTACGGTGGGCTTTTACATCCTGAATATCGTCGAAGCGAATGTTAGTGCCCATTTGATGCAGTTTAACGTCAATGACAACCTTTCGCTAAGACCGGACTTCCCACAGAACGACATTGATTACAAACGCAATGTCGGACTGACTTTAAATTATTCTTTTTAA
- a CDS encoding ParB/RepB/Spo0J family partition protein, which produces MTKAIKKQALGRGLSALLKDPENDIKSVDDKNADKVVGSIVELELDAIEINPFQPRSNFNEEALRELSVSIRELGVIQPITVRKLDFNKYQLISGERRLRASKLAGLTAVPAYIRIANDNESLTMALVENIQRHDLDPIEIALSYQRLMDEIQLTQEQMSDRVGKKRSTIANYLRLLKLDPIIQTGIRDGFISMGHGRAIINIEDQDIQTDIYQKIVSQNLSVRETETLVKNYQESLKPKPATKAKATSFDVEESEKKAFTNYFGTKVDVKVAANGKGKITIPFHSEEDFNRIMKLIRD; this is translated from the coding sequence ATGACAAAGGCTATAAAAAAACAAGCATTAGGAAGAGGATTATCAGCATTATTAAAAGATCCTGAAAATGACATCAAATCTGTAGATGACAAGAATGCAGATAAGGTCGTTGGCAGTATTGTTGAGCTTGAACTTGATGCGATTGAGATAAACCCCTTCCAACCCCGAAGTAACTTCAACGAAGAAGCGTTGCGTGAACTCTCGGTTTCCATTCGGGAACTTGGTGTAATCCAACCGATCACCGTTCGAAAGCTGGATTTCAACAAATACCAGCTGATCTCGGGAGAACGACGACTCAGGGCCTCTAAATTAGCCGGACTTACCGCTGTACCTGCCTATATCCGTATTGCGAACGACAATGAATCCCTGACAATGGCCCTGGTAGAAAATATCCAGCGTCATGATTTGGATCCTATCGAGATCGCTTTATCCTACCAACGCCTGATGGATGAAATCCAGCTGACACAGGAACAGATGAGTGACCGGGTCGGAAAAAAACGCTCTACAATTGCCAATTACCTGCGCCTTTTAAAACTGGATCCGATCATTCAGACCGGTATCCGTGATGGTTTTATCAGTATGGGACATGGGCGTGCCATTATTAATATTGAAGACCAGGATATCCAAACCGATATCTATCAAAAAATAGTAAGCCAGAATCTTTCTGTCCGGGAAACCGAAACCCTGGTTAAAAACTACCAGGAAAGCCTGAAGCCGAAACCGGCTACTAAAGCCAAAGCCACCTCTTTTGATGTCGAAGAATCCGAAAAGAAAGCATTTACCAATTATTTCGGAACCAAAGTAGATGTAAAAGTTGCAGCGAATGGGAAAGGCAAAATCACGATTCCTTTTCATTCCGAAGAGGATTTCAATCGTATTATGAAACTAATAAGGGACTAG
- a CDS encoding ParA family protein, with product MGKIIAIANQKGGVGKTTTSVNLAASLGVLEKKVLLIDADPQANASSGLGIDVETVEIGTYQILEHSNTPDDATITCSAPNVFVIPAHIDLVAIEIELVDKENREYMLKQALESVKDKYDYILIDCAPSLGLLTLNALTAADSVIIPIQCEYFALEGLGKLLNTIKSVQKIHNAALDIEGLLLTMYDSRLRLSNQVVEEVQKHFHDMVFDTVIQRNVKLSEAPSFGESIINYDATSKGATNYLHLAEEIIKKNS from the coding sequence ATGGGTAAAATCATTGCTATTGCCAATCAAAAAGGGGGTGTTGGAAAGACAACGACCTCAGTAAATCTAGCCGCTTCTTTAGGGGTTTTAGAGAAAAAAGTTTTACTTATAGATGCTGACCCTCAAGCCAATGCGAGCTCAGGTTTAGGTATTGATGTAGAAACTGTCGAGATCGGGACTTATCAGATATTAGAACACAGCAACACTCCGGATGACGCAACGATTACCTGTTCTGCTCCGAATGTTTTCGTTATTCCGGCTCATATTGACCTGGTAGCGATTGAAATCGAGCTTGTAGATAAAGAAAATCGGGAATATATGTTGAAACAGGCGCTGGAAAGTGTCAAAGACAAATATGATTATATCCTGATTGATTGTGCCCCTTCACTGGGACTTTTAACCCTGAATGCCCTTACGGCAGCAGACTCTGTCATTATCCCGATTCAGTGTGAATATTTTGCATTGGAAGGATTAGGCAAACTGTTAAATACGATTAAGAGTGTACAAAAAATACACAATGCGGCGTTAGATATTGAAGGGTTACTATTGACGATGTATGACTCCAGGTTGAGGTTATCCAACCAGGTAGTGGAAGAAGTGCAAAAACACTTCCATGATATGGTTTTTGATACCGTCATCCAGCGTAATGTAAAATTAAGTGAAGCCCCGAGTTTTGGAGAAAGCATCATCAACTATGACGCAACCAGCAAAGGCGCAACAAATTACCTGCATCTTGCAGAAGAAATTATAAAGAAAAACAGTTAG
- a CDS encoding SDR family oxidoreductase: MDFTKKMLRDDALEGKVIVVTGGGSGLGKAMTKYFMELGAKVAITSRDLDKLKNTAQELESQTGGQCLPVQCDVRHYDEVENMLQAVLKAFGKVDVLLNNAAGNFISPTERLSANAFDTVIDIVLKGSKNCTLAFGKHWIDQKQETATVLNIVTTYAWTGSAYVVPSATAKAGVLAMTRSLAVEWAKYGIRTNAIAPGPFPTKGAWDRLLPGDLAEKFDMAKKVPLNRVGDHQELANLAAYLVSDFSAYVNGEVITIDGGEWLKGAGQFNLLEAIPEALWDQLEAMIKAKKNKE, from the coding sequence ATGGATTTTACAAAGAAAATGCTTCGTGACGATGCTTTGGAAGGAAAAGTAATCGTAGTAACCGGAGGCGGAAGCGGCCTGGGAAAAGCAATGACAAAATATTTCATGGAACTGGGTGCTAAAGTAGCCATTACCTCCCGGGATCTTGACAAGCTAAAAAATACCGCACAGGAACTCGAATCCCAAACCGGAGGCCAATGCCTTCCCGTACAATGTGATGTTCGCCATTATGACGAAGTCGAAAACATGTTACAGGCAGTATTAAAAGCCTTTGGAAAAGTGGATGTATTGCTGAACAATGCTGCCGGCAATTTTATTTCCCCTACCGAAAGGTTATCTGCCAATGCTTTTGATACCGTAATCGACATTGTACTGAAAGGATCTAAAAACTGTACACTGGCTTTCGGAAAACACTGGATCGACCAAAAACAGGAAACAGCCACAGTGCTGAATATAGTAACCACCTATGCCTGGACCGGATCGGCCTATGTTGTCCCTTCGGCAACAGCCAAAGCCGGCGTACTAGCAATGACGCGAAGCCTGGCTGTCGAATGGGCTAAATATGGCATTCGTACCAATGCGATTGCACCGGGCCCTTTCCCGACCAAAGGAGCATGGGACCGTTTACTTCCCGGAGACCTGGCTGAAAAATTTGATATGGCCAAAAAAGTGCCGCTGAACCGTGTGGGAGACCACCAGGAACTTGCCAATCTTGCCGCTTACCTCGTTTCCGATTTCTCTGCCTATGTCAATGGTGAAGTGATTACGATCGATGGTGGCGAATGGCTAAAAGGCGCCGGGCAGTTTAACCTGCTGGAAGCGATACCCGAAGCACTTTGGGATCAGCTGGAAGCGATGATTAAAGCCAAGAAAAACAAAGAATAA
- a CDS encoding IS256 family transposase yields the protein MIEDGKLPKDFAKQFKNKEDFHTFFQDLYKQGIEQLLQGELDAHLGYEKHNIDGYNTGNSRNGSFSKNIKSETLGNMVLAIPRDRNGEFEPQVIGKGQSMSEKIEDAILGMYSRGMTRSDIVEQVKEVYGISVSESTISTISDRILADVDLWTKRALEPQYLIVWMDAVHMKVRTDGKYENHAIYIVIGLKTDGKKEVLGMWLNKEESASFWMTVLSDIKSRGVKDILIACTDNLTGFTKAIRGVFPNTESQLCIVHQIRNSLKFVVVKDRKAFCSAMKEVYTAINQEEAVLALAEFKKNWEAKYKYAVCSWEKNWENLMPFLAYPAEIRKIMYTTNTIENLNRGIRKYTKTKVQFPDEKSVKKSVYLAIQNCEKSWINAIPSWGLIMNQFLVIFGERCNIKH from the coding sequence ATGATCGAAGATGGTAAATTACCCAAAGATTTTGCAAAGCAATTTAAAAACAAAGAAGACTTCCATACTTTTTTTCAAGACCTGTATAAACAAGGCATTGAACAGCTACTCCAGGGAGAATTGGATGCTCATCTGGGATATGAGAAGCATAATATTGACGGATACAATACAGGCAATAGCCGTAATGGTTCTTTCTCAAAGAATATAAAATCAGAGACTTTGGGCAATATGGTCCTGGCTATTCCCCGGGATAGAAATGGTGAATTCGAGCCTCAGGTCATCGGAAAAGGCCAATCGATGAGTGAAAAGATTGAAGATGCTATTTTAGGAATGTACAGTCGTGGAATGACCCGTAGTGATATTGTAGAACAAGTTAAAGAAGTTTATGGGATATCAGTAAGTGAGTCCACGATTTCGACCATCTCTGATAGAATACTGGCTGATGTTGATTTATGGACTAAAAGGGCTTTAGAACCACAGTATCTGATTGTTTGGATGGATGCTGTGCATATGAAAGTAAGAACAGATGGGAAATATGAAAACCATGCAATTTACATTGTAATCGGACTAAAAACAGATGGTAAGAAAGAAGTATTAGGAATGTGGCTAAATAAAGAAGAGTCGGCTTCATTTTGGATGACTGTACTCTCTGACATAAAATCTCGTGGAGTAAAGGATATTCTCATTGCCTGTACAGATAACCTTACCGGATTTACAAAAGCTATCAGAGGTGTTTTTCCAAATACAGAATCCCAGCTTTGCATTGTTCATCAAATAAGGAATAGCCTTAAGTTTGTAGTAGTTAAGGATAGAAAAGCATTTTGCAGTGCAATGAAAGAAGTATATACTGCAATAAATCAGGAAGAAGCCGTTTTAGCTCTGGCTGAATTTAAAAAAAACTGGGAAGCAAAATATAAATATGCCGTTTGCTCCTGGGAAAAGAATTGGGAAAATCTCATGCCTTTTTTGGCCTATCCTGCTGAAATCAGGAAAATAATGTACACCACAAATACAATAGAAAACTTAAACAGGGGAATTAGAAAATATACCAAAACAAAAGTGCAGTTCCCAGATGAAAAAAGCGTCAAGAAATCAGTCTATTTAGCAATACAAAATTGTGAAAAAAGCTGGATAAATGCAATACCAAGCTGGGGATTAATCATGAATCAGTTCTTGGTCATATTTGGAGAAAGGTGTAATATTAAACACTAA
- a CDS encoding DUF417 family protein, translating to MMRKQLGSEIGVCGVVLILLWIGIFKFTPVEAHAIQRLVEYSPLMSWMYKVGSVQAVSNVIGIFEIITAFLLAISPFSKKIAFMGGLLGTVIFLTTLTFLLSTPGVFRIVDNVPVTDFFILKDIMALGICLQVLLDHWPEKRKITA from the coding sequence ATGATGAGAAAACAATTGGGTTCAGAAATTGGGGTATGCGGGGTGGTACTGATACTGCTTTGGATTGGTATTTTTAAATTTACGCCTGTTGAAGCTCACGCGATTCAAAGACTGGTGGAGTACAGTCCGCTGATGTCCTGGATGTACAAGGTAGGCAGTGTTCAGGCGGTATCGAATGTCATTGGGATATTTGAAATTATCACTGCATTTTTATTGGCAATTTCGCCTTTTTCAAAAAAAATCGCTTTTATGGGTGGGCTTTTAGGTACTGTTATCTTCTTGACAACCCTGACTTTTTTACTGTCCACACCGGGTGTATTCCGGATTGTGGATAATGTTCCGGTAACCGACTTCTTTATCTTAAAGGATATTATGGCCTTGGGAATCTGCCTGCAGGTCCTTTTAGACCACTGGCCGGAAAAGCGAAAAATAACAGCATAA
- a CDS encoding aldo/keto reductase, giving the protein MNYRYMGNTGLPLSELSLGTWLSTGMKVDEKQFDSLTGTAYDAGINFFDNAEVYADGESERVMGKVFAKKSWDRSSYILSSKVYFGAHGAATRPSQKGLNRKHIIEGCEEALQRLKTDYLDLYFCHRPDPHVAVAEIVWAMNILINQGKILYWGTSEWSAQAITEAHYAAARYNLIGPSMEQPQYNLFYRDKMELDYLPLFKQFGMGTTTWSPLASGMLTGKYNKGIPEGSRLTTAGFSWLKDVMHTEKRIGQVNQLMEIATTIGCTPAALAIAWCLKNPNASTVLLGASTTGQLEDNLKAATVAPLLDAPLLSALDTIFESKPESRIF; this is encoded by the coding sequence ATGAACTACCGATACATGGGAAACACCGGGCTTCCCCTAAGCGAATTATCACTGGGCACCTGGCTGTCTACAGGAATGAAAGTAGACGAAAAGCAATTTGACAGCCTTACCGGTACGGCCTATGACGCCGGGATAAACTTTTTTGACAATGCGGAAGTCTATGCCGATGGCGAAAGTGAAAGAGTCATGGGAAAAGTATTCGCTAAAAAAAGCTGGGACCGAAGCAGTTACATCCTCTCTTCCAAGGTTTATTTTGGCGCACATGGTGCAGCAACCAGGCCCTCCCAAAAAGGACTAAACCGGAAGCACATCATAGAAGGCTGTGAAGAAGCACTGCAACGCCTTAAAACCGATTACCTCGATTTGTATTTCTGCCACCGTCCCGATCCCCATGTCGCTGTTGCCGAAATTGTATGGGCGATGAACATCCTGATCAACCAGGGCAAGATTCTCTATTGGGGTACCAGCGAATGGAGTGCACAGGCCATAACCGAAGCCCATTATGCCGCAGCACGTTACAACCTCATTGGCCCCTCTATGGAACAACCACAATACAACCTTTTCTACCGGGATAAAATGGAATTGGATTACCTGCCGCTTTTCAAACAATTTGGAATGGGAACAACAACCTGGAGCCCGTTGGCCAGTGGCATGCTTACCGGAAAATACAACAAAGGCATTCCAGAAGGATCCCGCCTCACTACTGCAGGTTTTTCGTGGCTGAAAGACGTGATGCATACCGAAAAAAGAATCGGGCAGGTCAATCAGCTGATGGAAATTGCTACAACGATCGGGTGTACTCCGGCAGCATTGGCCATTGCCTGGTGCCTTAAAAATCCTAATGCTTCCACTGTCCTGCTTGGCGCTTCCACTACCGGGCAACTGGAGGACAACCTCAAAGCCGCCACTGTGGCACCGCTATTAGATGCTCCCCTCCTTTCAGCATTGGATACCATTTTTGAATCCAAACCTGAATCCCGTATTTTCTAA
- a CDS encoding TetR/AcrR family transcriptional regulator, giving the protein MTKKEQILQETLQLIVSKGIHATPMSEIAKAAHTGMGTIYNYFPTKELLLNELYFHLKRKEAQLIMEGYDDTKPVKQRFVYLWKKMMQYFLQEPLDFMFLEQFYYSPTINPEAKHQGSLHLEVLDQVYTDGQALEIIKPGAIRKWIGFTSGSLLALVKLHHSQYIIISEQDIEFFIQSAWDGCKA; this is encoded by the coding sequence ATGACAAAAAAAGAGCAAATCCTTCAGGAAACCCTCCAGCTTATCGTTTCCAAAGGAATACATGCCACACCAATGTCCGAAATTGCCAAAGCGGCCCATACGGGAATGGGTACCATTTACAACTATTTCCCTACCAAGGAACTATTATTAAATGAACTCTACTTCCACTTAAAACGCAAAGAAGCACAGCTGATTATGGAAGGGTACGACGATACGAAACCTGTAAAACAACGTTTTGTATACCTATGGAAAAAGATGATGCAGTATTTCCTGCAGGAACCGCTGGACTTTATGTTCCTCGAGCAGTTCTATTATTCCCCAACCATAAATCCCGAAGCCAAGCACCAGGGCAGCCTCCACCTTGAAGTATTAGATCAGGTATACACTGACGGCCAGGCACTGGAAATTATAAAACCGGGTGCTATCAGGAAATGGATTGGTTTTACAAGCGGATCCTTACTGGCATTAGTCAAACTCCACCACAGCCAGTACATCATAATCTCCGAACAGGACATTGAATTTTTCATCCAATCGGCCTGGGATGGCTGCAAGGCGTAA
- a CDS encoding AAA family ATPase has product MLPTEQHPYFVLTGGPGCGKTTLIEALHTSGFRTIPEVARDIIKEQMETGGDALPWKNRERYTQLMLERSIVSYQEAAQNNSPAFFDRGLPDTLCYARLIGLEISTEMEQAAWDYRYHKSVFLLPPWKAIYTTDSERKQDWAEAVRTHTVMAETYQDYGYTIIEVPKKTVQERIAFLQEIVNL; this is encoded by the coding sequence ATGTTACCCACAGAGCAACACCCTTATTTTGTCCTTACAGGTGGTCCCGGATGCGGAAAAACCACTTTGATTGAAGCTCTCCATACCTCCGGATTCCGAACCATTCCCGAAGTAGCCCGGGATATTATAAAGGAACAAATGGAAACCGGTGGTGATGCGCTGCCCTGGAAAAACCGGGAACGCTATACCCAACTCATGCTGGAACGTTCTATCGTTTCCTATCAGGAAGCCGCCCAAAACAACAGCCCGGCTTTTTTCGACCGTGGCCTTCCCGACACCCTTTGTTATGCCCGTTTAATTGGATTGGAAATCAGTACTGAGATGGAGCAGGCAGCCTGGGATTACCGGTATCATAAATCGGTATTCCTGCTCCCACCCTGGAAAGCGATTTATACTACTGATAGCGAACGAAAACAGGATTGGGCAGAAGCCGTGCGTACCCATACTGTAATGGCCGAAACCTATCAGGATTATGGATACACCATTATTGAAGTGCCTAAAAAAACCGTACAGGAACGAATTGCTTTCCTACAGGAAATCGTAAACCTCTAA
- a CDS encoding VOC family protein, which produces MKIKALYLTTGNLAATIDFYTTVLQIPVRHKQENQVTFYLGTTLVQFTLVPNSNPVYHIALDIPHNQLEEAYAWLQPRTAILPVSPESDFSEFTLWNAKSFYFYDNNGNLLECIARFDSATASTQPFDSTAIVAISEIGIVTHDVPKLAEQLIERYPLEVYTKQPAAENFTALGDETGLLILVKDNRNWFPTDTVAVSFPLIVVFDHASSPEHRLEIE; this is translated from the coding sequence ATGAAAATTAAAGCCCTATACCTCACTACTGGCAACCTTGCTGCCACAATCGATTTTTACACTACTGTTTTACAAATACCTGTCAGGCATAAGCAGGAAAACCAGGTAACCTTTTATTTAGGAACTACCCTTGTACAATTTACACTGGTGCCCAATAGCAATCCAGTCTATCATATTGCGCTTGACATTCCCCACAACCAACTGGAGGAAGCCTATGCCTGGCTCCAACCCCGCACTGCCATTCTGCCTGTAAGTCCCGAATCCGATTTTTCAGAATTTACATTGTGGAATGCCAAATCGTTTTACTTTTATGACAATAATGGCAACCTGTTGGAATGCATTGCCCGTTTTGATAGCGCTACCGCTTCCACGCAACCCTTTGACAGTACCGCTATAGTCGCTATAAGTGAAATTGGGATTGTAACCCATGATGTGCCTAAACTGGCAGAGCAACTAATAGAGCGCTATCCGCTCGAAGTATACACCAAACAGCCGGCTGCAGAAAACTTTACAGCCTTGGGTGATGAAACAGGCCTATTGATACTGGTAAAAGACAACCGAAACTGGTTCCCAACTGATACTGTAGCCGTTTCTTTTCCCCTAATTGTTGTTTTTGACCATGCCAGTAGCCCCGAACACCGACTGGAAATCGAATAG
- a CDS encoding M949_RS01915 family surface polysaccharide biosynthesis protein: MLRTIFLLLLLPLNCWSQKPVENLLDAATAAKVITPAVRKNLKITFPIFRTYSYRDTSGLHYLALTEREYQKTKDGVLNDSIRAFLITEKSGVLQTEATVFDYIKPKEDEVSDEFSITFWTKYLTLKDLDGDGLTDPIIVWGTIGEDAGPYGQIKILVLYKGRKIMIRHHESPLDSERNIQVDAAFYTLPIKIRHEIASIMGRIEKDKNGLFPSEWKTDMAAKKLRF; this comes from the coding sequence ATGCTCCGAACAATATTCCTGTTACTCCTCCTACCGCTAAACTGCTGGTCCCAAAAACCTGTAGAAAACCTGCTTGATGCAGCTACTGCTGCAAAAGTAATAACGCCAGCAGTCCGAAAAAACCTTAAGATTACCTTTCCAATCTTTCGAACTTATAGCTACAGGGACACTTCGGGATTGCATTACCTGGCCCTTACCGAAAGGGAGTACCAAAAAACAAAGGATGGCGTGCTTAATGATAGCATTCGTGCTTTTTTAATTACTGAAAAATCAGGAGTACTCCAAACCGAAGCTACTGTATTCGATTATATCAAACCCAAAGAAGACGAGGTATCCGATGAGTTTTCGATTACCTTCTGGACCAAATACCTTACGCTAAAAGACCTGGATGGTGATGGCCTCACCGATCCCATAATCGTATGGGGAACCATAGGAGAAGATGCAGGCCCTTATGGGCAAATAAAAATCCTGGTGCTTTACAAAGGCAGGAAAATTATGATTCGCCACCATGAAAGCCCACTCGATTCAGAAAGGAATATACAAGTGGATGCTGCATTTTATACCCTACCCATAAAAATACGCCATGAAATCGCTTCCATTATGGGCCGGATCGAGAAAGACAAGAATGGTCTTTTTCCTTCGGAATGGAAAACGGATATGGCAGCCAAAAAGTTGCGCTTTTAA